The genomic interval ggccaccagccacatgtgagTGGCatctatttaaataactttaaattaaataaaatacaaaatccagTTCCTCACTCAGACTAATCCCATTTCAGTTGCCCAACACCCAatgtggctactgtattggacagcgtAAGTTAtataacatttccatcatcacagaaagttctatagAACAGCGTCAATCTAGAAGATCCCAAGGTTGCACCAGCACATGGTTTTAACCTTCAAGGGACCCACTCAAGTCATGTGCAAGATTAAACTGAATTATATTCCTAAAGGAAATGCCTTATAGCTTTCTGATCATAAAGTATGACTGGAAATGAGAACCCATTTGCCTTTTCACAACTTATGCCCCAGGTCATTATACAAAAATGTTCCAAAGACAATGCTTTTTGATAGCATACTTGGCTCTACTTAGCATATTCAGCATTCTCTTGCTTATGTCAAGATcattaataaagatgaaaattcaTGCTTCTTATAGTTTACTATTTACACAACACTCACTGTCCTTTATAGCTCAAGTGGGAGGGGGGAACCAAtgttttgcaattaaaaaaattcaaatcacATGGTTCTCTTTAACTGTCTATACTCATCGCTAAATCAACACTCCTTTCATTTCCCGGAGAGGTAGATGCTAACTAAAGTGAATATATAAATCTACAAAGACAAAAAACTTAATAGTTGAGTTAGTAAAGGGTATTGATCCTCCCTGAAAAGGATCATAGACCAACAGAGAGATCGACAGGTCTAggaagcagcaagaggaaacGGCAGTACAAAGTTCTGGTCCCCTTTTGCTGCAGAATGACAAACGGGCTCGCACCTCTGGGGACCCCAGCAgactcatctacaaaatgaagccACCAGAGGTTGCTTTCAGCTTTCTGTGCTTTCAGTTGTGAGTTATTTCATTGATGTGCAACTGTGAATTCTGGCTGACTGTGTCACTGGACTTGAGTCACATGGGGTAGATGAGTTGTTAGTGTCGTGGGTAAATGCCAAAGAGGCCAGAGCAATGGGATGCCAAATAACATTAAACATCATTAAGCCTATAAAAATCCTATCTGGCAGGCTGAGACATCACATAgacatgtgcacgcacacacgcgtGCACGCACAGGATTGCACACCCTGATAAGCAGGTACACAAATAAATAACTGCAGGCAGAATCCACATAAACAATTGTTCTTACATCAGTAAGACTCACACGAAAAATTCTGATTTTGGTTGTTATTGTACCTTAAATTGTAACGTCAAGAATCTATCATAGAGCCGATTAATTTTGCACTGCTTAATTGCAGCTCTAGCACAGGGTTGTTTTTAAGTAAAAGGTACATGGACATTTGTAATCTACAGCTTTGCACTAAGAAACACAGGGCACTGTATCATCACATATGTTAGTGTCTATATATAACCTACAGACCATGTAGAATTCTATCACACACTACACTCCAGGGCTGGTCATTTCATACCGGACATAAACATACGTAGACATCATTcacaaaattaatttgaaaatggcATGACTTAATATTGCAAGGGTAACATCCATTTGAAATGTAGAATTCTTAATGTAAcatttctgtggggtttttttcccaagAGGAATAGAAATTAGGTCAGACATGCATCAAGGCAGCCtgggagagtttgagaaattGAAACTAACCCAACAGTATATTAGGTTACATAATAGAGGATAGCATTCAGCTAATGTGATACCTAAATTATTAATACCAAATAAATCCTAGATTATTTGTTGTATAATGCCCAATAGCTTACACAATGAAATGGCATTTTAACCTAATTTCTAGTTTGAGCTTTCAAATACATTTCCTAAAGGTCTAATGACAAATTGGAAAGATTTGAAAAACCcatgttcatatttttatatcaaattCTCATGTCAATGAACAGGGTTAGCTTGGGATTCTGTTCATTATATTGTCGTTTTATCTCATTAATTCCATCACTTTAATGTGCATATTTTGTGCTGCTTGAAGGTAACAGTTAGCatataagtaaattaaattatcTCAGTCTTGGCTTTTTCTAGCCTTACTTTTTGGAGCCAGTCACTGCTTATTTTTCTGTCCCCTATTTTCAGGGATTCAATGGAACATAAACAGACATATTTATGAGTGGGGACCTTGGCACATACCACTTGCTTCATGAATTCCGTAAGAGAAACTAGAAGAGAACTGTAAAGCTCACAGCTATGTCTGAACGCACACATTCAGGGATAGAAATTTATCATTTAAGACCAGCAGATCTTTCTTCATGAGCATCTGTAGGTCATTACACATTTAAGAACGTCTGAGAATTTATGAAGAATTGGTCCACTTAATCTAGGAATGTGAGTTGCTAGTTCACCTTGCCATTCTTCTCaatgaaaacacattttgaaatacaAGAGATAGTCTCACTTATACCAACAAGAGGAAACTGGAATTCAAAATGATTTAACTCTCATGGAACAAtctctttcaaaaaataatcaTGGACTGTCTTAAAATGCCAGTCCAAGTTTGTTATTGTTTACCAACACTCATGGCTGTTACAATACATCAAAACTGGGAGCAAAGACAGAATCTTCTGTTACTCTCCCTTAGTGCCTTACAGAATACAGGACTTGAATACATAGAAGAGGAGCAAGTTTGGAAGTGACGTGTCTGTGACACCTCGCTGGGTGGGTACCGGTGCCCTTGAGGTGGCCATCATTTCAGACCCCGGACTCATTCATGCCCACAAAGTCTTACTCCCGGGATTCTTCTGAAAAGATTCAAAACCTGAGGTAAATCAAATTACACCCACACCCacaacccccccacacacaaatacacaatatttacatttaaaattcttattttgtgaGATGGCTTGAGAAAAATTGGCATGTAGGTTTCCTGTGGGATTAGGCATTTCTCATTATTACTCAGTTTATTGCTCCCCTGTTGGGCTTTCAGTTTAATAAACACATAGCGAGCTCTAAttacaagggaagaaaaatggaggtACGTGACAAAACACAACACACTGGAAACACTTGTTCAAATATCTTCCTGAAAAAACAACTGTCCACTTAACTTATTTTAATTTGGGTGCCATTCAAAAAGTATAAAAGGCCTTAGCAACTAAATGAAGActgggtttcattttttaaaaaaggaaagaaaccagcACTGCATGTCATCACTGAATTTTTACATGGATTTTCAGATTTAATTCTACTTGTATACATAGCATCTTTGTTTTAATCTaccacatttagagaagatcacATTGTATGCACTTCCACAGTTTAACATCTAAGTAGAATAGGTCTACCTGGCAACATGATTTTGAGAAATCATAAATTACAGTCCATTTAATACATGATTATGAGGATGCATGCGATCGTCTTGGAAGCTGTTGCCACCAATAATCAGAGCGCTCTGCCTGGTATCTTGCTGACACCTCACATTCTGCCCTTCGTGTCTGTCTTGGGTTAATCAAGTGGCAGCCCAGAGGCCAGCACTCGGCACCCAATGATCAGCGTGGCCCCCCATCTCCTCACCGCGATCCATCACCAACACCTGCTCAACCGCTAGTTGGCACCCACAAGAGACTTCCCCGCAGCCCTCTTCAGCCACAGGATATCACAGTGAAGCGCTTAGAAATGCAGgacatgttgtggagcacgatGCCGAGAAGGAAGACCAGGACGCAGGCCACCAAGATCACAGTGCACACCCCAGACCAGGTGGAGCTTTTCACCACGCCCCGCCTGTCTGgctcctcctccaccgcctcgGGCGGAGCCCCGCCCTGCAGAGGCTGCTGCTCTGCCGGGATGGTCACCACGGTGACGGACTTCTGCTGGCTCCCGGGCAGCAGACGGCAGCCCATGTCTCCGGGCAGCAGCGCTCGCTCCTTGGAGATGGGCAGGGGCAGCATGTAGCACCCATTGCTCGGAAGTTTGATGAAGACTGGGGTGTGCTCGGAGGCGTGCGGGATGGCGATGACGGCAAGGACGTCGGGGTCGTCCGGGAGCTGGGACACGGAGAAGCCCGGGGGCAGCTTGGTGATGCCCCGGCACCAGGGGCACCTCACGTCCTTCTGGCTCGTCCTCATCTGCTGAAGGCACACCGAGCAGCACGTGTGTTTGCAGTCCAGCAACTTGGGCCTTCGCCGGGGGCTGTAGTAATTGAAGCAGATCTGACATTCCAGCAAAGACTCTTGGGAGAGCGTCTCCATGGTGGACTGTGGGCAGGAAGGCCAAGGCCGAGGGGGAGGAGCTTGTTCTCAGAGTCCACCACTCCGCCACCTTCTTTCTTGCAGTCTCTCCAAAGCCGCCGGGGGATCGGGGAGTTCACAGGCATCTAGCATACTCGGGCGTGTTCATTTCTGAAGGAGACAAAAAATGCCAACCAACTTAATTACTTCAAACAAGTTGAGATGGATTTATACGACTGCTCAAAAGTCTTGACACCAGGTCAAAAGGGTAAAGTTTCCCACTTGTGAGGCTGTAGGATTCCCGTAATGTCCAGTGGACAGTAATGAGTTGTCTCCGCGAATACCTTGCTTATTTCTGAAGAAATAAACATCTCTATGGGGTATACAGAGGGAGTCTGCTCTTTCTGCTTTATTGTTCTTCTGGACTGTTCTTCTAAATACACTGCAGAAATTCTCTCGTTTCCAATAAGTTTGTAGCATTTCCTAAAAGTAAATTTCTTTCCTTAGATCCTCTGACCTTCTTTTTCTGACTCTACTTATCTTCCTGTAACTATTCATTGCCAGATACGGGCAACTTTACAAATCCAGGTATTTCATGTAACTAGCTCGCTCACTTGATATGGGTTAGGACCGTTCCTCTCTCACAGGTAATTAAAATGATGCCACCAAAGAAGCACATGCAGGCATCTGTTATCTTTTCCACCAAATCACCTGAACCAAGGTAATTCTTGTCTGTTggttttaaaaagagacaaaaacaaaataacccccaaataacaacaacagtgaACCTTTATGCAGTAGGGGTCACAAAAATACACAGGATCACTACTACATTTCAGTcagttcttttaatttcattattatttggGCTTGCATCAATTAACATGACCAAAAGCAAATACTGTTAATTCACTGATCATAATCgagcattatggtcagagaagACTGGTAAGGCagcctcaccaaaaaaaaaaaaaaaaaggagaaggagaaggagaagaaggaggaatgTTAGCCTTCTGATATTGACAGGAGGCAGAATAACTTAGTTCAACTTAACTGGAGTTTAAggacctccccccgccccatccccCCCCTTCCCCGCCAAGTGTTCTAATAAAGGCTGCCCAACTCTGCTTCCTATTGAAAGCATCCAAATTATGTGTCTCTGGGTGGAGCCATGATGACTCTGGAAAGAACTATTCAACCACTATTGTAGAAATAATTGTCAGTCCTAGAACCCCACCTACACCCAGAAGCAGGAGCTAATAACACAGAAAACCTCgttcacatttttcttaaaaagtgaaccttctttttctttccaatttcctTTGTGAAATTAAGAATGCACCCCCTCCCCAATGATTAcgatttgtaaaaataaaaattaaacatgcagAAAAAGTTTAAAGTCAAAAATAATCACTGATAAAAATTAATGTTGACAatcaaaagagaaacattttaaaatattttagctgtAGTAAGAGCACTTAAGTtactgaaagtaaaaatataGTAACATAGCATTCAAAAAGctcatattattaatataatcaaCTACTCATCTATCCATTAATTCAAGAAATAGTTATggaataattgaaatttgctaaccatagaacttaaatgttctcaccaaaaaaaaaaaaagataaatatgtgagaaGTTGGAAACGCTTTCACAATGTAGACATATTTCAGATTACTGCGATGTCAACTTTAAATGTCTTACAATTTAatatgccaattatacctcaataaagctgaaaaaggaaataaaaataaaaaagaaatatctacTGAGTATCTGTTATGCAGAAAGCTAGCCATGGTAGGATATTAAGATGAATCAGACCCAAATACTACTCTTAAGCAATTTAAAGTTAGGCAAGAATGAACTagtgaatatattttctcttctattcatttattcattcaaattcTCATTGAATATTTACCATGTGTCAAGcattatgatatttatttttttcccttgtaacaAAGACCTTGTCACCACTCATAAGAAACTCCCAGACTGGAGGTACTTAAATAGTTATGTGAGTAAATAGTTATAATAGAAATACAGTGATGCATGCCttactggagctggaggaataaagGACGGCTCAGTGAAGAATCTGGATCAGGGAGAGGATTCAGACATGTAAAATCAGGGACAGGTTATTTTCAAGTTCAGAAATCAGCATGAGCAAAGTAAAAGGGGTGAGCaaatacagaattatttttatactcTAGCTGTGACACTGGCTAGAAGATTTTTTCTAATACAAGAGTAACTTATAGATGCcatctctaagagttttacagttttagcttgtaagtttaggtctttgatacagatgccttttaaagaaacagaattctCACAGAACTGGCAAGCACCCTCCCACAGGCCCAGCCAGGGAGAGCAGGGCCCACAGGAAGGGGAGAGGTGATCAGACCCAGGCACGGGCCACAGACCACAGACCACAGACCGTGGACAGCCTCGAGTGCCAAGGATGTGGGGCTTTCTAGTGAGCAATGGGAAAACATCAGAAAGGTTAAGAATATGAGAATGATTCATTAGGTAGCTATATTCAGGATAGACTGGAAAGACCTGCTGGGAAGCTATTATAATAGTAGATGAGAGATAATGAGTAGCTGAAGTCAATAGTGGTGATGAGAATGAAGAGCTGAAAAGTGCTGACAGGTCCTACAGGGGTCAAGTGGGATCTGGCCACATGTGACGATGAGGCTGTAAGGGGgaagaagtccaaggtcaagtcTTGAGGGGAGGCTggtattattaagaaaaatagggATGGCAAAGAAAAAGATGATGAGTTCTGTTCGGGCCGTATTCCATTTGAGGGGTTAGGAAGATAAAAGAAATCAGTTATCCAGGAAGATGTTAAAGAGtcaaaagaggggcttccctggtggtgcagtggttgagacccgcctgccgatgcaggggacacgggttcgtgacccggtccgggaagatcccacatgccgcggagcggctgggcccatgagccatggccgctgagcctgcgcgtctggagcctgtgctccgcaacgggagaggccgcaacaataagaggcccgcgtactgcaaaaaaaaaaaaaaaaaaaagagtcaaaagaaagctgaatatATGGATCTGATATTGCAGAGcaggcagagcagagagagacCCTTAGGGAGCACTTATCCTTAAGCCTGGCTAAAAGGAAGAATAGGGGCAGACATAAGCAGAAACCCAGGAACCCCTCCCAGCACATACCCCAGATGAAAGAGTTCCAGGCAGCAAAGGGCTATGAGCGGTGGGCACTGAGAACAGACCTTGAGGTGGGGCGACCAGAAGGTCACTAGCATTTTGGGGGTGTGACTTCAGCAGGGGACCAGGGGTATGATGGAGACTGGCGGGATGCTGGAGTCCCCTGTGATGCGGAGTGATGTCAGGCGATAGGATCATAGCTTAGAGGGAAGAGCATCAAGcaacagttctttttcttttcagagtaGAGAAATTTGAGAAACGAGGGGCAGAGCAAGCAAGTTAGGGTGCTCACAGCCAGATGGTCTGGTCTGTGCTGTTCAATACGGAGTCTGCTAGCCACAGGTCCCAGCAGAAGGTAGTGTTTGAagctcagaaaggaaaaagtgtACGGACACTGAGGTGGGGAATGTGGAACGGAAACAGAAATCCCCAAAGTGTCAGCAATGAGGGTGGAATTCTTCTAATTTTATACCCAAggtactgaatttattttttcttagaaaataaaaaccgAACACAGGGTTTGCTGGTGAATCTTGACCAATGTTCTTATCTATCCTCACTGTTAAAGCCCACTGACAGACAGCAGgccataatattataaatcatagGAAGATGTGAATGTTAAATGGGGGGGGGCAGAGATTGATCATAATGAACTACAGTGGCAGAAATGACAAAATTGGGGAGGggtatacaatagccaagacatgaaagcaacctaaatgcccgttgacaggtgaatggataaagaagacgtggtatatgggacttccctggtggcccagtggttaagaatccgcctgccaatgcaggggacacaggttcgagccctggtccaggaagatcccacatgccacggagcaactgagcccgtgcaccacgactactgagcctgcgctctagagcccacgagccacaactactgaagcccgcgcacctagaacctgtgctccgcaacaagagaagccaccgcattgagaagcccgcacaccaccacgaagagtagccccggctcgcagcaactggagaaagcccgcatgcagcaatgaaaacccaacacagccaaaaataaataaataaataaaatttaaaaaaaaagatgtggtatatatatacagtgggatattagccataaaaaagaatgaaataatgctatttgcagcaacatggatggacctagagattatcatactaagcgaagtaactCATACAGattaagacaaataaaatatgatatcacttacatgtggaatctaaaaaaaggatacaaatgaacttatttacaaaaccgaaacagactcacagacatagaaaacaaacttatggttaccaaaggggaaagagatgggaagggataaattaggagtttgggattagcagacacaaactactgtACAGTACTACtactaaaataaacaaggaactactatatagcacagggaactagactcAAAACCTTGTAAtaaagtataatggaaaagaatctgcaaaagaaaaaatatatatatatgtatatatatctgaatcactttgatgtacacctgaaactaacacaacattgtaaatcaactatacgtcaattaaaaaaacattggggaggggtacaaaaaaaaaagcacagattcCTGCCATTTTATGAATTTGGAGAAAGCTGTCCTTAACAATGGCACTCAGGGCAACCACCTTCTATGTAAAGAGAGCTGGGaacaaaaaaatactttgtgACACCAATATAGAAACAGTGACCACCAGTTCCTTTCTTACCGTTCTCTACTTCCACATTAGTTACCTTGCTTCCATAGAAAATTGTGGAAAACAGCTCAGCAGAGTGGGAAGAATAGGGTCTTTGGCTTCAAAGAATCTTGGGTCCAATCTCTGTTTTGTCACCACCAGCGGTGCCACTGGAACAAGTCCAAAGCTTCTAGAGCCTGCTTCCTCACTGGCTAACGAGGGGTGATGGAGTTTGTGGCTGAAGGTCAAGTGTGTTCAGGCACTGCCAGGTAGTGAAGGGCTCAGGGAGCCCTGGTGCtaatccctccttccttctgacTTGGACTCCACACGGTGCCGTGCCGGGTGTGGTCTACCCAGAGGCACTTCCTGGCTCTCAAAGTACAGCCCTGTGCAACAGCTTGGGCGGAGAGAGGCGAGCACTCCTCTTGGCGCTGCCCCGAGACCTGCCACACCATCATTTTTCAACAAAACCAACATGCAATTTTATTCATGAATTTATGTTCCAAGTAATGTTCACTTAATTGGTGTTGAGTTCCCTTAAAATTAGATTATACAACTCAATTTTCAACTCTATCCAAGTAAGTGTAGGCCTTACAACACAGGCTGAACACAAAGGCAGAAGGGGAAAACAGTTCCTATCTTCTGTGCTCAGCCGCTCAAGTCATTTTGACAGCAGGGCAGCTCTCTGATTTATACACTGATTCTGCCCATACTGAATTCCAGTTTATTTCCTGTAGCATAATTAGTAATGATGATGACTATTTAGGTAATGAGAagaaaatttgggcttccctggtggcgcagtggttgagagtccgcctgccgatgcaggggactcgggttcgtgccccggtccgggaagatcccacatgccgcagagcggctgggcccgtgagccatggccgctgagactgcgcgtccagagcctgtgctccgcaacgggagaggccgcaacagtgagaggcctgcgtaccgcaaaaaaaaaagaaaaaaagaagaaaatttatgaGGCTCTGGACCAAAGGTAATGATGaatcttctttctccctttcatcatgAACTCAAAAGATATGAGTCAACTACAGAAGAAACAAGGTCCACGTAAGCTAAAAAAGAAACTCGGAGTTCCTAGTCATACACAGGATACACAAGCACACACTGGCAACTGCTTTAGAGACCTGTCTTTGGAGTTAGTTTCCTTACAGGAGCAAGACATGATGCTCAAAGTAAGTACtcaaattcaaaagaaaagagtATTTTGGTAGAACGCATAAGAACAGGTGTAAACTGAAATATATTGGAACGATTTTTAACAGTTTAGTTTGAAAGAACctaaagtaaaaattaagaaaaaaaaaccagactaCAAAAAGAGGAATAGCAGCTAAGGGAGGACATTCTCAAACTAACTGTGGCTTATGATCTAGAATTTATGTTCAAATGTATCTTCAAAAAACAGTagtttcaggaattccctggtggttcagagGTTAGggctccaagcttccactgcagggggcacgggttcaatcccttgtaggggaactaagatccccgcgTGCTGCACAGcacgccccccccaaaaaaaagaaagacaatatatattaccttaattaaaaattactttaaaataaaaaaacagtagTTTCATAAATAATG from Globicephala melas chromosome 13, mGloMel1.2, whole genome shotgun sequence carries:
- the RNF152 gene encoding E3 ubiquitin-protein ligase RNF152 is translated as METLSQESLLECQICFNYYSPRRRPKLLDCKHTCCSVCLQQMRTSQKDVRCPWCRGITKLPPGFSVSQLPDDPDVLAVIAIPHASEHTPVFIKLPSNGCYMLPLPISKERALLPGDMGCRLLPGSQQKSVTVVTIPAEQQPLQGGAPPEAVEEEPDRRGVVKSSTWSGVCTVILVACVLVFLLGIVLHNMSCISKRFTVISCG